Proteins from a genomic interval of Equus quagga isolate Etosha38 chromosome 13, UCLA_HA_Equagga_1.0, whole genome shotgun sequence:
- the DPEP1 gene encoding dipeptidase 1 isoform X1 — translation MWTSWWLWPLVAICTADQFRDQAERIMQGTPVIDGNWLLRKLERPSDLCKHRAAQSFLDMAQGCPERWRQPGACGLPNLAPEVTAPERHNDLPWQLLKMFNNQLRDERANLTTLASTHTNIPKLKAGFVGGQFWSAYVPCDTQNKDAVRRTLEQIDVVHRMCQMYPETFVCVTNSTGIRQAFQEGRVASLVGVEGGHSIDSSLAVLRALYHLGMRYLTLTHSCNTPWADNWLVDTGEDKAQSQGLSLFGQTVLKEMNRLGVMIDLAHVSVATMKAALELSKAPVIFSHSSAYSLCAHRRNVPDDVLQLVKQTGSLVMVNFYNDYVACQREANLSQVADHLDYIKNVAGAEAVGFGGDYDGVSRVPSGLEDVSKYPDLVAELLRRQWTEAEIRGALADNLLRVFEAVEEASDHTQTPEEEPIPLDKLEPSCRTKYGYSQAPSLHRQLGALLASLALLPLGLCLL, via the exons ATGTGGACCAGCTGGTGGCTCTGGCCCTTGGTGGCCATCTGTACTGCAGACCAGTTCCGGGACCAGGCAGAAAGAATCATGCAGGGTACACCTGTCATTGACGG GAACTGGCTCCTCAGGAAACTTGAGAGACCCTCAGACCTTTGTAAGCACAGGGCTGCTCAGAGCTTCTTGGACATGGCGCAGGGCTGTCCAGAGCGATGGAGGCAGCCGGGGGCCTGTGGGCTCCCAAATCTTGCACCTGAAGTCACTGCTCcagaaag GCACAACGACCTGCCCTGGCAGCTGCTGAAGATGTTCAACAACCAGCTTCGGGATGAGCGGGCCAACCTGACCACACTGGCCTCCACGCACACCAACATCCCCAAGCTGAAGGCTGGTTTTGTGGGGGGCCAG TTCTGGTCCGCATACGTACCCTGCGACACCCAGAACAAGGATGCTGTGCGGAGGACACTGGAGCAGATAGATGTCGTCCACCGCATGTGTCAGATGTACCCCGAGACCTTTGTGTGTGTCACCAACAGCACAG GCATCCGCCAGGCCTTCCAGGAAGGAAgggtggccagcctggtgggcgTGGAGGGCGGCCACTCCATCGACAGCAGCCTCGCTGTCCTGCGGGCACTCTACCACCTGGGCATGCGGTACCTCACCCTCACTCACAGCTGCAACACACCCTG GGCCGACAACTGGCTGGTGGACACGGGGGAAGACAAGGCCCAGAGCCAAGGCCTGTCGCTCTTTGGGCAG ACTGTGCTGAAGGAGATGAACCGGCTAGGCGTCATGATCGACTTGGCCCACGTGTCTGTGGCCACCATGAAGGCCGCTCTAGAGCTCTCCAAGGCCCCCGTCATCTTCAGCCACTCCTCAGCCTACAGTCTGTGTGCGCACAGGCGCAATGTGCCCGACGACGTGCTTCAGTTGGTG AAGCAGACAGGCAGCCTGGTGATGGTCAACTTCTACAATGACTACGTTGCCTGCCAAAGGGAGGCCAACCTGTCCCAAGTAGCAG ACCACCTGGACTACATCAAGAACGTGGCGGGAGCTGAGGCCGTGGGCTTTGGTGGGGACTATGATGGTGTTTCAAG GGTTCCCTCGGGGTTGGAGGACGTGTCCAAGTACCCAGACCTGGTCGCCGAGCTGCTCAGGAGACAGTGGACGGAGGCAGAGATCAGGGGCGCCCTGGCTGACAACCTGCTGAGGGTCTTCGAGGcagtggaggag GCGAGCGACCATACGCAGACTCCGGAGGAAGAGCCCATCCCACTGGACAAGCTGGAGCCTTCCTGCAGGACCAAGTATGGGTACTCACAGGCCCCCAGCCTCCACCGCCAGCTGGGGGCCCTGCTGGCCTCCCTCGCCCTGCTCCCCCTCGGCCTGTGTCTTCTATGA
- the CHMP1A gene encoding charged multivesicular body protein 1a, which translates to MDDTLFQLKFTAKQLEKLAKKAEKDAKAEQAKVKKALQQKNVECARVYAENAIRKKNEGVNWLRMASRVDAVASKVQTAVTMKGVTKNMAQVTKALDRALSSMDLQKVSAVMDRFEQQVQNLDVHTSVMEDSMSSATTLTTPQEQVDSLIMQIAEENGLEVLDQLSRLPEGASAVGESSVRSQEDQLSRRLAALRN; encoded by the exons ATGGACG ATACCCTGTTCCAGTTGAAG TTCACGGCGAAGCAGCTGGAGAAGCTGGCCAAGAAAGCGGAGAAGGACGCCAAGGCGGAGCAGGCCAAAGTGAAGAAG GCCCTGCAGCAGAAGAACGTGGAGTGTGCCCGCGTCTACGCTGAGAATGCCATCCGCAAGAAGAACGAAGGTGTGAACTGGCTCCGCATGGCATCCCGCGTGGACGCAGTGGCCTCCAAGGTGCAGACGGCTGTGACCATGAAAGGG GTGACCAAGAACATGGCGCAGGTGACCAAGGCCCTGGACAGGGCGCTGAGCAGCATGGACCTGCAGAAGGTCTCTGCGGTGATGGACAGGTTCGAGCAGCAGGTGCAGAACCTGGACGTGCATACATCG GTGATGGAGGACTCCATGAGCTCGGCCACCACACTGACCACACCACAGGAGCAGGTGGACAGCCTCATTATGCAGATCGCCGAGGAGAATGGCCTAGAGGTGCTGGACCAGCTCAGCCGGCTGCCTGAGGGCGCCTCCGCCGTGGGCGAGAGCTCTGTGCGCAGCCAGGAGGACCAGCTGTCTCGGAG GTTGGCCGCCTTGAGGAACTAG
- the DPEP1 gene encoding dipeptidase 1 isoform X2: protein MWTSWWLWPLVAICTADQFRDQAERIMQGTPVIDGHNDLPWQLLKMFNNQLRDERANLTTLASTHTNIPKLKAGFVGGQFWSAYVPCDTQNKDAVRRTLEQIDVVHRMCQMYPETFVCVTNSTGIRQAFQEGRVASLVGVEGGHSIDSSLAVLRALYHLGMRYLTLTHSCNTPWADNWLVDTGEDKAQSQGLSLFGQTVLKEMNRLGVMIDLAHVSVATMKAALELSKAPVIFSHSSAYSLCAHRRNVPDDVLQLVKQTGSLVMVNFYNDYVACQREANLSQVADHLDYIKNVAGAEAVGFGGDYDGVSRVPSGLEDVSKYPDLVAELLRRQWTEAEIRGALADNLLRVFEAVEEASDHTQTPEEEPIPLDKLEPSCRTKYGYSQAPSLHRQLGALLASLALLPLGLCLL, encoded by the exons ATGTGGACCAGCTGGTGGCTCTGGCCCTTGGTGGCCATCTGTACTGCAGACCAGTTCCGGGACCAGGCAGAAAGAATCATGCAGGGTACACCTGTCATTGACGG GCACAACGACCTGCCCTGGCAGCTGCTGAAGATGTTCAACAACCAGCTTCGGGATGAGCGGGCCAACCTGACCACACTGGCCTCCACGCACACCAACATCCCCAAGCTGAAGGCTGGTTTTGTGGGGGGCCAG TTCTGGTCCGCATACGTACCCTGCGACACCCAGAACAAGGATGCTGTGCGGAGGACACTGGAGCAGATAGATGTCGTCCACCGCATGTGTCAGATGTACCCCGAGACCTTTGTGTGTGTCACCAACAGCACAG GCATCCGCCAGGCCTTCCAGGAAGGAAgggtggccagcctggtgggcgTGGAGGGCGGCCACTCCATCGACAGCAGCCTCGCTGTCCTGCGGGCACTCTACCACCTGGGCATGCGGTACCTCACCCTCACTCACAGCTGCAACACACCCTG GGCCGACAACTGGCTGGTGGACACGGGGGAAGACAAGGCCCAGAGCCAAGGCCTGTCGCTCTTTGGGCAG ACTGTGCTGAAGGAGATGAACCGGCTAGGCGTCATGATCGACTTGGCCCACGTGTCTGTGGCCACCATGAAGGCCGCTCTAGAGCTCTCCAAGGCCCCCGTCATCTTCAGCCACTCCTCAGCCTACAGTCTGTGTGCGCACAGGCGCAATGTGCCCGACGACGTGCTTCAGTTGGTG AAGCAGACAGGCAGCCTGGTGATGGTCAACTTCTACAATGACTACGTTGCCTGCCAAAGGGAGGCCAACCTGTCCCAAGTAGCAG ACCACCTGGACTACATCAAGAACGTGGCGGGAGCTGAGGCCGTGGGCTTTGGTGGGGACTATGATGGTGTTTCAAG GGTTCCCTCGGGGTTGGAGGACGTGTCCAAGTACCCAGACCTGGTCGCCGAGCTGCTCAGGAGACAGTGGACGGAGGCAGAGATCAGGGGCGCCCTGGCTGACAACCTGCTGAGGGTCTTCGAGGcagtggaggag GCGAGCGACCATACGCAGACTCCGGAGGAAGAGCCCATCCCACTGGACAAGCTGGAGCCTTCCTGCAGGACCAAGTATGGGTACTCACAGGCCCCCAGCCTCCACCGCCAGCTGGGGGCCCTGCTGGCCTCCCTCGCCCTGCTCCCCCTCGGCCTGTGTCTTCTATGA